Proteins encoded by one window of Clostridium perfringens:
- the mglB gene encoding galactose/glucose ABC transporter substrate-binding protein MglB: protein MKKKGLALILISALTMGTLVGCGGGSGSTGSSGDTPKENDSPKIGATIYSFEDNFMSYQRRNIEKLCNGKAELLMNDSQNNQSKQIEQVDTMIAKGVDILAINLVDPKSAPTVVDKAKADNLPVVFFNKEPDEAVMQSYDKVWYVGTTSEESGIIQGEVMAEGWKANPAWDKNGDGKIQYVMLKGEPGHPDAEARTKYSIETINKAGIETEELAMDTAMWDSTKATEKMDAWIAKNGDNIEMVICNNDGMALGAISSLEKAGYLDGTPEKFVPIYGVDAIPEALDKIKAGKMAGTVLNDAKNQAQALVDSCMNLVNGKEITEGTNWKLDDKKSIRVPYVGITKDNINVAEDSYK, encoded by the coding sequence ATGAAAAAGAAAGGTTTAGCACTAATTTTAATTTCAGCTTTAACTATGGGTACTTTAGTTGGTTGTGGTGGAGGTTCAGGCTCTACTGGATCATCTGGTGATACACCAAAAGAAAACGATTCACCTAAGATAGGAGCTACAATTTATAGTTTTGAAGATAACTTCATGTCATACCAACGTAGAAATATAGAAAAACTTTGTAATGGAAAAGCCGAGTTATTAATGAATGACTCTCAAAATAATCAATCTAAGCAAATAGAACAAGTAGACACTATGATAGCTAAGGGTGTTGATATTCTTGCAATAAACTTAGTTGACCCTAAATCTGCTCCTACTGTAGTAGATAAAGCTAAGGCAGACAACTTACCAGTAGTATTCTTTAATAAGGAACCAGACGAAGCTGTTATGCAAAGCTACGACAAGGTTTGGTATGTTGGTACAACTTCTGAAGAATCAGGAATAATTCAAGGAGAAGTAATGGCAGAAGGTTGGAAAGCTAATCCTGCTTGGGACAAAAATGGTGATGGAAAAATACAATATGTAATGCTTAAAGGAGAACCTGGTCACCCTGATGCAGAAGCTCGTACAAAATATTCTATTGAAACAATAAACAAGGCTGGTATAGAAACTGAAGAATTAGCAATGGATACAGCTATGTGGGACTCAACTAAAGCTACTGAAAAAATGGATGCTTGGATTGCTAAAAATGGTGACAATATAGAAATGGTAATCTGTAATAATGATGGAATGGCTTTAGGTGCTATTTCTTCTCTTGAAAAAGCAGGATATTTAGATGGAACTCCTGAAAAGTTTGTTCCAATATATGGTGTTGATGCTATTCCTGAAGCTTTAGATAAAATCAAAGCTGGTAAAATGGCTGGTACAGTATTAAACGATGCTAAGAACCAAGCTCAAGCTCTAGTGGATTCTTGTATGAATTTAGTAAATGGAAAAGAGATAACTGAAGGAACTAATTGGAAACTTGATGATAAAAAATCAATCCGTGTTCCATATGTAGGAATAACTAAGGACAATATAAACGTTGCTGAGGATTCATATAAATAA
- a CDS encoding LacI family DNA-binding transcriptional regulator, translated as MATIKDIAKGAGVSIATVSRVLNLDETLNVSEETRKKVMEIAEELNYVPVKERKNKIKNYTIGIVYWYTEIQELNDPYFLSIRMAVEKKCNEEKIKFKPIDFQKIINEGTREYRDLDGILAIGIFEEEEISLMEKLSKNIIFVDSSPEEWKYDSVVVDFKYGVNICLDYLTSLGHKDIGYLGGESIPHNGNESIRKVNYREKTFKEYMEKMGNYKEKWVLKGRFLPEHGYELMKKVLKEKDLPTAFFIASDPMAIGAYKAIFEEGLRIPEDISILGFDDICTAKFLTPSLTTIKVFTDHMGSIAVETLLERMRTGREIAKKIVLPVKLIERESCKRL; from the coding sequence GTGGCTACTATTAAAGATATTGCAAAGGGTGCTGGAGTTTCAATAGCTACTGTATCTAGAGTTTTAAATTTAGATGAAACGCTTAACGTATCTGAAGAAACAAGAAAAAAAGTAATGGAAATAGCTGAAGAATTAAATTATGTACCAGTAAAAGAAAGAAAAAATAAAATAAAAAATTACACCATAGGAATAGTTTATTGGTACACAGAAATACAGGAATTAAACGATCCATATTTTCTTTCAATAAGAATGGCTGTTGAGAAAAAGTGTAATGAAGAAAAAATTAAATTTAAACCAATAGATTTTCAAAAGATAATCAATGAAGGAACAAGAGAATATAGGGATTTAGATGGAATATTAGCTATTGGAATATTTGAAGAAGAAGAGATAAGCTTAATGGAAAAGCTATCTAAGAACATAATTTTTGTAGATTCTTCTCCAGAAGAGTGGAAATACGATTCAGTGGTAGTAGATTTTAAGTATGGAGTAAATATTTGTTTAGATTATTTAACATCCTTAGGCCATAAAGATATTGGATATTTAGGTGGTGAATCAATTCCTCATAATGGAAATGAGTCCATAAGAAAGGTAAATTACAGAGAGAAAACCTTTAAAGAATATATGGAGAAAATGGGTAACTATAAAGAAAAGTGGGTTCTAAAGGGAAGATTTTTACCAGAGCATGGTTATGAACTTATGAAGAAGGTATTAAAAGAGAAGGATCTTCCTACAGCATTTTTTATAGCTAGTGATCCTATGGCCATAGGAGCCTACAAAGCAATATTTGAAGAAGGATTAAGAATACCAGAGGATATAAGTATATTAGGTTTTGATGATATATGTACTGCTAAATTTTTGACACCTTCCTTGACAACAATAAAAGTTTTTACAGATCATATGGGAAGTATTGCCGTTGAGACACTTTTAGAGAGAATGAGAACAGGAAGAGAAATAGCTAAGAAAATAGTTTTACCTGTAAAACTAATAGAAAGAGAAAGTTGCAAAAGACTTTAA
- the thiM gene encoding hydroxyethylthiazole kinase encodes MEVLKRENPLIHMITNYVTVNDLAQVTINYGGLPLMATHHDELKDITKMANGLLVNIGTLEPYQMESSMISMKIAKEKGIPSVLDPVGVQASKLRKDFAKKLILEGEPSLIKGNLAEIKTLIGETSNSIGIDSFDDSLSENTKNKIKEYARERNLIVVVSGVVDFITNGEESASVKNGTYKMSKITGTGCMLGALLTLALSFYDHKDLRFKEVVKAVSTWGICGELAEERLREKEGLMTFKHNLLDELSIINDETIKEREKVIYD; translated from the coding sequence ATGGAAGTTTTAAAAAGAGAAAATCCTTTAATACATATGATAACTAATTATGTTACAGTTAATGATTTAGCACAAGTAACCATTAATTATGGAGGCTTACCTCTTATGGCTACCCATCATGATGAATTAAAAGATATAACAAAAATGGCTAATGGATTATTAGTTAATATAGGAACTTTAGAGCCTTACCAAATGGAGTCATCAATGATTTCTATGAAAATAGCAAAGGAAAAAGGAATTCCCTCTGTTTTAGATCCAGTAGGTGTACAAGCATCAAAACTTAGAAAAGATTTTGCTAAAAAATTAATACTAGAGGGAGAGCCTTCACTTATAAAGGGTAATTTAGCTGAAATAAAAACCCTTATAGGTGAAACTTCAAATTCAATTGGGATAGATTCCTTTGATGATTCTTTAAGTGAAAATACAAAAAATAAGATAAAGGAATATGCAAGAGAAAGAAATCTTATAGTAGTTGTTTCTGGAGTGGTTGATTTTATAACTAATGGAGAAGAAAGTGCAAGTGTTAAAAATGGAACTTATAAAATGAGTAAAATTACAGGTACTGGATGTATGTTAGGAGCTTTATTAACACTAGCTTTAAGTTTTTATGACCATAAAGATTTAAGATTTAAAGAAGTGGTTAAAGCAGTATCTACATGGGGAATATGTGGAGAATTAGCTGAGGAAAGATTAAGAGAAAAAGAAGGGTTAATGACATTTAAGCATAATCTTTTAGATGAACTTTCAATTATTAATGATGAAACAATAAAGGAAAGGGAGAAGGTTATTTATGATTAA
- the recQ gene encoding DNA helicase RecQ encodes MRREFEVLNNIFGYRDFRKGQQEVIDKILNGKDVFCILPTGGGKSLCYEIPAYIFKGTTLVISPLISLMKDQVDNLNSLGINAAYISGGNDFEEVKNIIRKFIKGEFKLLYVSPERLENRYFLDNIEKANIAQIVVDEAHCVSMWGHDFRKSYSKIKPFICNLKKRPIITAFTATATEIVMKDSIELLGLYNPFIYKGSFSRDNLEINVLKEVDKLEIISEIISEHEEESGIIYCSTKNEVEELYKHMLYRGKSVGKYHGSLKDKEKNYYQEEFLNDNFKVMIATNAFGMGIDKPDVKFIIHSTFPKSIENYYQEIGRGGRDGSLAKCYLLYSEQDIRVMDYLISSTTELSRRTIELKKLEKIIEFCNYDKCLRKYILDYFGEENSIKYCNNCTNCLKNSDLIDMTLEAQKILSCIYRTKEAFGESVLIDILRGIHGPKIEKYKLYELSTFGIMKEYTSKYIKDIIKELLSIKALERKEGTYSMLKLNRKSIGILKGEEKVLLEVNNNEESMCMDLELFKKLRILRKDISRREGVKPYIVFTDSMIMEIINKNPKSKEDLKNIRGFGEQKITKYGPFILTTLRDYEKYGKRN; translated from the coding sequence ATGAGAAGAGAGTTTGAGGTATTAAATAATATTTTTGGATATAGGGACTTTAGAAAAGGGCAACAGGAGGTAATAGATAAGATTTTAAATGGAAAGGATGTATTTTGTATATTACCTACTGGAGGAGGAAAATCTTTATGTTATGAAATACCTGCTTATATTTTTAAAGGAACAACACTTGTTATTTCTCCCTTAATATCTCTTATGAAGGATCAAGTTGATAACTTAAATTCCTTAGGAATTAATGCTGCTTATATAAGTGGAGGAAATGACTTTGAAGAGGTTAAAAATATAATTAGGAAATTCATAAAAGGAGAATTTAAGCTTCTTTATGTATCACCTGAGAGATTAGAAAATAGATATTTTTTAGATAATATAGAAAAAGCTAATATTGCACAAATTGTAGTTGATGAAGCTCACTGCGTATCAATGTGGGGCCATGACTTTAGAAAAAGTTATAGCAAGATAAAACCATTTATTTGTAATTTAAAGAAAAGACCAATTATTACAGCCTTTACAGCTACGGCTACAGAGATAGTTATGAAGGATTCCATTGAACTTTTAGGTCTTTATAATCCCTTTATTTATAAGGGTAGCTTTAGTAGAGATAATTTGGAGATAAATGTATTAAAAGAAGTTGATAAATTAGAAATTATAAGTGAAATTATAAGTGAACATGAGGAAGAGTCAGGAATAATTTATTGCTCAACTAAAAATGAAGTTGAAGAACTTTATAAACATATGCTTTATAGAGGGAAAAGTGTAGGGAAATATCATGGATCCTTAAAAGATAAGGAAAAAAATTATTACCAAGAAGAATTTTTAAATGATAATTTTAAGGTTATGATTGCTACAAATGCTTTTGGTATGGGAATTGATAAGCCTGATGTTAAGTTTATAATACATTCAACATTTCCAAAAAGTATAGAAAATTATTATCAAGAAATAGGCCGTGGAGGAAGAGATGGAAGCTTAGCTAAGTGTTATCTTCTTTATTCAGAGCAAGATATAAGAGTCATGGATTATTTAATAAGTTCAACTACAGAACTATCTAGAAGAACTATAGAGCTTAAAAAACTAGAAAAAATAATAGAGTTTTGTAATTATGATAAGTGTCTTAGAAAATATATTTTAGATTATTTTGGAGAGGAAAATTCCATAAAGTATTGCAACAATTGTACTAACTGCTTAAAAAATAGTGATTTAATAGATATGACATTAGAGGCACAAAAAATATTATCATGTATATATAGAACAAAGGAAGCCTTTGGAGAAAGTGTTTTAATAGATATTTTAAGGGGGATTCATGGGCCAAAGATTGAAAAATATAAGCTATACGAGCTTTCAACCTTTGGAATAATGAAAGAATATACAAGTAAGTATATAAAGGACATAATAAAGGAGCTTTTATCTATTAAGGCTTTAGAGAGAAAAGAAGGAACATATTCTATGCTAAAGTTAAATAGAAAATCTATAGGAATATTAAAGGGAGAAGAAAAGGTACTTTTAGAGGTTAATAATAATGAAGAAAGCATGTGCATGGATTTAGAACTTTTCAAGAAACTTCGTATTTTAAGAAAAGATATATCAAGAAGAGAAGGAGTAAAACCATACATAGTTTTTACAGATTCAATGATTATGGAGATAATAAATAAAAATCCTAAAAGTAAAGAGGATTTAAAAAATATTAGGGGCTTTGGAGAGCAGAAAATAACAAAGTATGGCCCTTTTATTCTTACAACCTTAAGAGATTATGAAAAGTATGGAAAAAGAAATTAG
- the thiD gene encoding bifunctional hydroxymethylpyrimidine kinase/phosphomethylpyrimidine kinase, with protein sequence MSKLFNALTIAGSDSSGGAGIQADIKTFSANGVYGMSIITAITAQNTQGVFGIMDVTPEIIEKQIDVIFNDIEVGAIKIGMVSKIESIEAISNALGRVEKLPQIVLDPVMISKSGFKLLSDDAKNTLIEKLIPISTLITPNLPEAEELLGREILTIEDMKKAACDLKKLGAKNVLIKGGHLEGEAIDILYDGENFTLFNEERINTKHTHGTGCTLSSAITANLSKGMNIVDSVRGGKEYITGAIKNGFELGKGVGPTHHFYKFY encoded by the coding sequence ATGAGTAAATTATTTAATGCATTAACAATTGCAGGGTCAGATAGTTCGGGGGGAGCAGGAATACAGGCTGATATAAAAACTTTTTCTGCTAATGGAGTTTACGGAATGAGTATAATAACTGCCATAACAGCTCAGAATACTCAAGGAGTTTTTGGAATAATGGATGTTACTCCTGAAATAATAGAAAAACAAATAGATGTTATTTTTAATGATATAGAAGTAGGAGCCATAAAAATAGGCATGGTATCTAAAATTGAATCAATAGAAGCCATAAGTAATGCTTTAGGAAGAGTAGAAAAATTGCCTCAAATAGTATTAGATCCTGTTATGATTTCAAAAAGTGGATTTAAGCTTTTATCAGATGATGCAAAAAATACTTTAATAGAAAAGTTAATACCTATATCTACTTTGATAACTCCAAATTTACCAGAGGCAGAAGAATTATTAGGTAGAGAAATACTTACAATAGAAGATATGAAAAAAGCAGCCTGTGATCTTAAAAAATTAGGAGCAAAAAATGTTTTAATTAAGGGTGGACATTTAGAAGGAGAGGCCATAGATATTTTATATGATGGTGAAAACTTTACTCTTTTTAATGAAGAGAGAATAAATACAAAGCATACTCATGGAACAGGATGTACCTTATCATCAGCTATTACAGCTAATTTATCAAAGGGAATGAATATAGTTGATTCTGTGAGAGGTGGAAAAGAATATATTACAGGTGCTATAAAAAATGGCTTTGAACTTGGAAAGGGTGTTGGACCAACACATCATTTCTATAAATTTTACTAG
- a CDS encoding patatin-like phospholipase family protein encodes MVSLVLEGGTFRPIFSAGVMDALLDNNIIFPYCIGVSAGITNGFSYFSNQKGRNIEILKKYRNDKRYLSLSNFFKCRSIFGLDFVFDELANKLFPYDFNALSNYKGRVLVGVTNANTGKTEYLDGKVKDEKYMALRATCAIPILFPAIKINGNEYYDGGLLDPIPIKKAIADGNEKHLIVLTRPKSYRKTLGKSNKLASKIVGRKYPNLKDTFLSRHIKYNETVKFCEELERAGKAIIIRPNEDEAIESFEKDVTKLEEAYNYGYNACIKNLEKIKALF; translated from the coding sequence ATGGTTAGCTTAGTTTTAGAAGGAGGAACTTTTCGTCCTATTTTTAGTGCAGGAGTTATGGATGCTCTTCTTGATAATAATATAATATTTCCTTACTGTATTGGAGTTTCAGCAGGAATAACTAATGGTTTTTCATATTTTTCTAATCAAAAAGGAAGAAATATTGAAATATTAAAAAAATATAGAAATGATAAGAGATATTTAAGTCTTTCTAACTTCTTTAAGTGTAGAAGCATCTTTGGTTTAGATTTTGTATTTGATGAATTAGCAAATAAACTCTTCCCTTATGATTTTAATGCACTTTCAAATTATAAGGGAAGAGTTTTAGTAGGTGTTACAAATGCTAACACAGGAAAAACAGAATACTTAGATGGAAAAGTTAAAGATGAAAAATATATGGCTTTAAGAGCAACTTGCGCTATTCCTATACTTTTCCCAGCAATAAAAATAAATGGAAATGAATATTATGATGGTGGACTATTAGATCCTATTCCAATAAAAAAAGCTATAGCAGATGGAAATGAAAAACACTTAATAGTTCTTACTAGACCTAAAAGTTATAGAAAAACCTTAGGAAAAAGTAATAAGTTAGCATCTAAAATAGTGGGACGTAAATACCCTAACTTAAAAGATACATTTTTATCAAGACATATAAAATATAATGAAACAGTAAAATTTTGCGAAGAATTAGAAAGAGCTGGGAAGGCGATTATAATAAGACCAAATGAAGATGAAGCTATTGAAAGTTTTGAAAAAGATGTAACTAAATTAGAAGAGGCTTATAACTATGGATATAATGCCTGTATAAAAAACTTAGAAAAAATAAAGGCTTTATTTTAA
- a CDS encoding aldose epimerase family protein, translated as MVIESKINDEISKIVLKNNKVSVEILNLGAIVEKINVEDRYGNKENIVLAYKDEKSYIENPSSLGAIVGRVAGRIGKGSFKLNGINYELDKNNNGNCLHGGYKGFSKKIWDYSYNEDEEKSTATFTCFSKDGEGGFPGNLKVKVTYSLEGDKLSIEYRAYSDKDTVVNLTNHSYFNLSGNNKRNVLEQKLYIDSDKICELDKNLIPTGEFLSVEKTPFDFRELKKIGEDINKNHLQLEIGSGYDHPWVLNKKGDFDAILVDEESGRIMKVKTDQKAVVCYSMNFPDELPLENGKVAKKHDGICFETQNLPVGYDDCFLDGIILKKDEEYYQKTTFEFEYM; from the coding sequence TTGGTTATAGAAAGTAAAATTAATGATGAAATAAGTAAAATAGTATTAAAAAATAATAAAGTATCTGTGGAAATATTAAACTTAGGTGCTATTGTAGAAAAAATAAATGTAGAGGATAGATATGGAAATAAAGAAAATATAGTTCTTGCATATAAGGACGAGAAAAGCTATATTGAAAATCCTTCAAGTTTAGGTGCTATAGTAGGAAGAGTAGCAGGTAGAATAGGAAAGGGTTCCTTTAAATTAAATGGTATTAATTATGAATTAGATAAAAATAATAATGGAAACTGCCTTCATGGAGGGTATAAAGGTTTTAGTAAAAAAATTTGGGACTATTCATATAATGAGGATGAAGAAAAATCTACAGCAACATTTACTTGCTTTAGCAAGGATGGAGAAGGAGGATTCCCAGGTAATTTAAAGGTCAAGGTTACTTATTCTCTTGAAGGAGACAAGCTTTCCATAGAATATAGAGCTTATTCAGATAAAGATACAGTAGTAAACTTAACTAATCATTCATATTTTAATTTATCAGGAAACAATAAAAGAAATGTATTAGAACAAAAACTTTATATAGATTCAGATAAAATATGTGAATTAGATAAAAACTTAATTCCAACAGGAGAGTTTTTAAGTGTAGAAAAAACACCTTTTGACTTTAGGGAGTTAAAAAAAATAGGTGAGGATATAAATAAAAACCACTTGCAATTAGAAATTGGATCAGGATATGATCATCCATGGGTTTTAAATAAGAAGGGTGATTTTGATGCAATCTTAGTAGATGAAGAATCAGGAAGAATTATGAAGGTTAAGACAGATCAAAAGGCAGTAGTATGTTATTCAATGAATTTTCCAGATGAATTGCCTTTAGAAAATGGCAAAGTAGCCAAAAAGCATGATGGAATATGTTTTGAAACACAAAACTTACCAGTAGGATATGATGATTGCTTCTTAGATGGAATAATACTTAAAAAGGATGAAGAGTATTATCAAAAAACAACTTTTGAATTTGAGTATATGTAA
- the mglA gene encoding galactose/methyl galactoside ABC transporter ATP-binding protein MglA, whose amino-acid sequence MKDSSNLLEMRNISKEFPGVKALDNVSLKVKKGSVHALMGENGAGKSTLMKCLFGIYHPNSGEIFISGQKVQFKNSKHALDNGVSMVHQELNQVRERNVMDNLWLGRYPKKGLFIDEKKMYDETEKIFKDLDINVNPRDKVSTLSVSQMQMVEIAKAVSYNSKIIVMDEPTSSLTEKEVSHLFKIINKLRRQGISIIYISHKMEEILEISDEVTIMRDGKWIATEKASDLTMDLIIKLMVGRELTDRFPKKDHIPKETILEVNNLSDAKNELKNVSFKLRKGEILGIAGLVGAKRTETLETLFGLREKGSGDIILHGKKVDNSKPFKAMQNGFALVTEERRQTGIFGKLPIDFNSIIANIDSYKTSTGLLANGRISKDTQWVIDSMKVKTPSQKTLIGSLSGGNQQKIVIGKWLLRKPEILLLDEPTRGIDVGAKFEIYQLINELAKEDKGIIMVSSEMPELLGVCDRILVMSNGRVSGIVNANETTQEEIMHLSAKYLSVTGGVNNANQIKEKV is encoded by the coding sequence ATGAAAGACTCTTCAAACCTGTTAGAAATGCGAAATATCTCTAAAGAATTCCCAGGGGTTAAAGCCTTAGATAATGTAAGCTTAAAAGTAAAAAAAGGTTCTGTACATGCATTAATGGGAGAAAATGGTGCTGGTAAATCAACCTTAATGAAATGTCTATTTGGTATATATCACCCTAATTCAGGAGAAATTTTTATTTCTGGCCAAAAGGTACAATTTAAAAATTCAAAACACGCCTTAGATAATGGAGTATCTATGGTTCACCAAGAACTAAATCAAGTTAGAGAAAGAAATGTTATGGATAATCTTTGGCTTGGTAGATATCCTAAAAAAGGACTTTTTATAGATGAAAAGAAAATGTATGATGAAACAGAAAAAATCTTTAAGGATCTAGATATTAATGTTAATCCTCGTGATAAGGTTTCTACCCTATCTGTTTCTCAAATGCAAATGGTTGAAATAGCAAAGGCTGTTTCGTATAACTCTAAAATAATAGTAATGGACGAGCCTACTTCCTCTTTAACAGAAAAAGAAGTAAGTCACCTATTTAAAATAATAAATAAACTTAGAAGGCAAGGAATAAGTATAATCTATATCTCTCATAAGATGGAAGAAATCTTAGAGATCTCTGATGAAGTTACCATAATGAGAGATGGTAAATGGATTGCTACTGAAAAAGCTTCAGATCTTACTATGGATTTAATAATAAAACTTATGGTTGGACGTGAACTTACTGATAGATTCCCTAAAAAGGATCATATTCCTAAAGAAACTATTTTAGAAGTAAATAATCTTAGTGATGCAAAAAATGAATTAAAGAATGTTTCCTTTAAACTTAGAAAGGGAGAAATTTTAGGAATTGCAGGTCTTGTTGGTGCTAAAAGAACTGAGACCTTAGAAACCTTATTTGGCCTTAGAGAAAAGGGCTCTGGAGATATTATTTTACATGGCAAAAAAGTTGATAACAGTAAGCCTTTTAAGGCTATGCAAAATGGTTTTGCCCTTGTTACTGAAGAAAGAAGACAAACTGGAATCTTTGGAAAATTACCTATAGATTTTAATTCTATAATAGCTAATATAGATAGTTATAAAACATCAACAGGTCTTTTAGCAAATGGAAGAATCTCTAAAGATACTCAATGGGTTATAGATTCAATGAAAGTAAAAACTCCAAGTCAAAAAACTCTAATCGGTAGCCTTTCTGGTGGTAATCAACAAAAGATAGTAATTGGAAAATGGCTTCTTAGAAAACCTGAAATACTACTTCTAGATGAGCCTACTAGAGGTATAGATGTTGGTGCTAAATTCGAAATATACCAACTTATAAATGAACTTGCTAAAGAAGACAAAGGAATAATTATGGTTTCTTCTGAAATGCCTGAACTTTTAGGTGTATGTGACAGAATACTAGTCATGAGTAATGGTAGGGTTTCTGGCATAGTTAATGCTAATGAGACTACCCAAGAGGAAATTATGCATCTATCTGCAAAATATCTATCAGTAACAGGAGGAGTTAACAATGCAAACCAAATCAAAGAAAAAGTTTAA
- the thiE gene encoding thiamine phosphate synthase, with protein MINKDYKKLYLVTDYRIPFNELLEKTKEALIGGVSIVQYRAKNKKTKEMCKEAKELKKLCDEFGALFLVNDRIDVALAVKANGVHIGQDDMEVFIAREIMPKDAVIGVTVHNKEEALKAIKEGADNLGVGALFSTNSKDDATLMTLETLREIKSVSNIPLYGIGGITPYNLNKDILENLDGVAVISALLNSDNIREKSKEFLNILSK; from the coding sequence ATGATTAATAAAGATTACAAAAAATTATATTTAGTAACAGACTATAGAATTCCCTTTAATGAGCTTTTAGAAAAAACAAAGGAAGCTTTAATTGGAGGGGTATCCATTGTTCAATATAGAGCAAAGAATAAAAAAACTAAAGAAATGTGTAAGGAAGCTAAGGAGTTAAAAAAGCTTTGTGATGAGTTTGGAGCATTATTCTTAGTAAATGATAGAATAGATGTAGCCTTAGCAGTAAAAGCTAATGGAGTTCATATAGGACAAGATGATATGGAAGTTTTCATAGCAAGAGAAATAATGCCAAAGGATGCAGTTATAGGTGTTACTGTTCATAATAAAGAGGAAGCTTTAAAAGCTATAAAAGAGGGAGCAGATAACTTAGGTGTTGGAGCTTTATTTTCAACTAATAGTAAAGATGATGCAACATTAATGACCTTAGAAACCTTAAGAGAGATAAAATCTGTTTCTAATATTCCACTTTATGGAATTGGAGGTATAACTCCTTATAACTTAAATAAGGATATTTTAGAAAATCTAGATGGGGTAGCTGTCATATCTGCTTTGTTAAATAGTGATAATATAAGAGAAAAAAGTAAGGAATTTTTAAATATTCTTAGTAAATAA
- the mglC gene encoding galactose/methyl galactoside ABC transporter permease MglC, with translation MQTKSKKKFNLNSQWLMNNAIYIVLVALLIGICIISPDFLSLKNFINILSQSSSRIIIALGVGGILLTEGTDLSAGRTVGLAAVVSASLLQAGDYAYKMYPNLPELPIFIPILIAMAVCGIVGLVNGLVVSKFNVPPFIATLGMMTGIYGLNSIYFDRPPYGAMPIGGLSQSFSNFTLGSIPIYGNIKIPYLVIYAIIVIAVIWTLWNKTKFGKNLYAIGGNREAAVVSGVNVVRTLLLVYMLAGVLYGFAGTLEAGRVGSATASTGEMYELDAIASCVVGGVSTAGGVGTVPGIVTGVLIFQVINYGLAFIGVSPYLQFVIKGLIIVLAVALDMRKYMKKN, from the coding sequence ATGCAAACCAAATCAAAGAAAAAGTTTAATTTAAATAGCCAATGGTTAATGAATAATGCTATTTATATAGTTTTAGTGGCCTTATTAATAGGAATTTGTATTATTTCACCAGATTTTTTATCACTAAAAAACTTTATTAATATATTAAGCCAATCCTCTTCTCGTATAATAATAGCTCTTGGAGTTGGAGGAATACTTTTAACTGAAGGTACTGACCTTTCTGCTGGTAGAACAGTTGGACTTGCTGCCGTAGTATCAGCTTCTTTACTTCAAGCTGGAGATTATGCATATAAAATGTATCCTAATTTACCTGAATTACCTATATTCATTCCAATTTTAATAGCAATGGCTGTTTGTGGAATAGTTGGTCTTGTAAATGGATTAGTTGTTTCTAAATTTAATGTTCCTCCATTTATAGCTACTCTAGGAATGATGACAGGAATATATGGACTTAACTCAATATACTTTGATAGACCTCCATATGGAGCTATGCCAATAGGTGGTCTTAGCCAATCCTTTAGTAATTTTACACTTGGTTCCATTCCTATATATGGAAATATAAAAATACCTTATTTAGTTATATATGCAATTATTGTAATAGCTGTAATTTGGACTTTATGGAATAAAACTAAATTTGGTAAAAACCTTTATGCCATAGGTGGTAACAGAGAAGCTGCTGTGGTTTCAGGTGTAAATGTTGTTAGAACACTTTTATTAGTTTATATGTTAGCTGGAGTTCTTTATGGTTTTGCAGGTACCCTAGAAGCTGGTCGTGTTGGTAGTGCTACTGCTAGTACTGGTGAAATGTATGAACTAGATGCCATAGCTTCCTGTGTTGTTGGTGGAGTTTCCACTGCTGGTGGTGTTGGTACTGTTCCTGGAATAGTAACTGGTGTTTTAATATTCCAAGTTATAAACTATGGTCTAGCTTTTATAGGTGTTAGCCCTTATTTACAATTCGTTATAAAAGGTTTAATTATAGTTCTAGCTGTAGCTCTTGATATGAGAAAATACATGAAAAAGAACTAA